One genomic region from Nocardia vinacea encodes:
- a CDS encoding SDR family oxidoreductase, whose amino-acid sequence MTAARLAVVAGASGAIGSAVTSQLAEAGWSVIATYRKQQPDPIHGVTWVRFDGTRDDETEQLRTAIQAALRPVSAIICCIGAPSSKRRIADTPGAEFDAVFASNVTAVVRFWQIVGHSARVGKAGVVVLGSSATETLRPGNGAYSAAKAGLEALVATLAVEEAEHGVRVNLVAPSLVDSPLAESILALKGVTDPVAYYQALPWGRALTTDEVASVAIDIATTPHWRYASGQVVRLAVRGE is encoded by the coding sequence ATGACCGCAGCACGCCTCGCTGTGGTCGCGGGCGCCAGCGGCGCGATCGGCTCGGCAGTCACTAGCCAGCTTGCCGAGGCCGGCTGGTCGGTGATCGCCACCTATCGAAAGCAGCAGCCCGATCCGATCCACGGCGTCACCTGGGTGCGCTTCGACGGCACCCGCGATGACGAAACCGAACAACTCCGCACGGCGATCCAGGCCGCCCTGCGGCCGGTCTCCGCAATCATCTGCTGCATCGGTGCGCCGTCTTCCAAACGGCGCATCGCTGATACGCCCGGAGCCGAATTCGACGCGGTGTTCGCGTCCAATGTCACTGCCGTGGTGCGCTTCTGGCAGATAGTTGGTCATTCGGCTCGGGTGGGGAAAGCCGGTGTCGTGGTGCTGGGATCCAGCGCCACCGAGACCCTGCGGCCAGGCAACGGCGCATACAGCGCGGCTAAGGCCGGACTGGAGGCCCTGGTTGCCACGCTGGCCGTCGAAGAGGCGGAGCACGGCGTCCGGGTCAATCTCGTCGCACCGTCACTGGTGGACTCACCGCTGGCCGAATCCATCTTGGCTCTGAAAGGTGTGACCGACCCGGTTGCGTACTACCAGGCTCTGCCGTGGGGCCGAGCATTGACGACAGACGAGGTGGCCTCGGTTGCCATCGATATCGCGACCACGCCACACTGGCGCTATGCCAGTGGTCAGGTGGTGCGGCTCGCGGTGCGTGGTGAATGA